One part of the Deinococcus aquaedulcis genome encodes these proteins:
- the secA gene encoding preprotein translocase subunit SecA, which translates to MFRVLNKMFDNNQRDVAQIVKTIVQPVNALEEETQKIEDLAAAFMDLRRRVQEGGESLDDVVVPAFALIREAGRRSIGKRHYDVQLIGGYALHKGRIAEMRTGEGKTLVATLALALNALEGRGCHLVTVNDYLARVGMEEMGLLYRTLGLTVGLASRDLQPHQKQAAYACDITYVTNSELGFDYLRDNMAQSREALSLRAEHPLNFAIVDEVDSILIDEARTPLIISGAAEKATDLYYVYAKLIRRLQKGEPAEPGVRTEPTGDYTIDEKSKQVHLTEGGIAKIERLLSLSDLYSPENMDKAHMITQAIRARELYHREKDYIVNAEGEVVIIDEFTGRSMPGRRYGEGLHQAIEAKEGVKIENENQTLATITYQNFFRLYNKFAGMTGTAKTEEKEFLDIYGSDVLVIPTNRPVQRDDSDDLVYRSKMGKYNAVVQEVIKMHATGRPVLIGTASIVTSEQLSDLLTQAGVKHSVLNAKFEAQEASIVAQAGRSGTVTIATNMAGRGTDIMLGGNAEFIIGEAIEQNFGISRFAPEAENFIKAVSRQDEGAVALGMLIPGMTEDFARQAVQLQADILADRHKVQFLGGLHIIGTERHESRRIDNQLRGRAGRQGDPGSSRFYVSFEDDLMRLFANERVVAMMDRLGMDDSQPIEAKMVTGAIEKAQARVEDRNFSTRKQLLEFDNVMSKQRDTIYAQRREVLLGRDEDVEESAEGMIADFVDLQLATFLPIDQNADTWDIEGLRAAMLDAVPQLEGFDFESLRAMSPAQAQDTLLQAVADAFDARKEELSPTMLNSLSRYVLLQVVDQHWKEHLHGMDVLRQGIGLRGYGQRDPFTEYKFEATNMFNEMIDNLKADVTKFIFRMQFGQTA; encoded by the coding sequence ATGTTCCGTGTCCTGAACAAAATGTTCGATAACAACCAGCGCGACGTGGCGCAGATCGTCAAGACGATTGTGCAGCCCGTGAATGCGCTGGAAGAAGAAACCCAGAAAATTGAAGATCTGGCCGCCGCTTTCATGGACCTGCGCCGCCGCGTGCAGGAGGGCGGCGAGTCCCTGGACGACGTGGTAGTGCCCGCCTTTGCCCTGATTCGCGAGGCCGGGCGCCGCTCGATTGGCAAGCGCCACTACGACGTGCAGCTGATCGGCGGCTACGCGCTGCACAAGGGCCGCATTGCGGAGATGCGCACTGGTGAAGGCAAGACGCTGGTGGCGACCTTGGCGCTGGCCCTGAACGCCCTGGAAGGCCGTGGGTGCCACCTCGTCACGGTGAACGACTATCTGGCGCGGGTGGGTATGGAAGAAATGGGCCTGCTGTACCGCACCCTGGGCCTCACCGTGGGGCTGGCCAGCCGCGACCTGCAACCGCACCAGAAGCAGGCCGCCTACGCCTGCGACATCACCTACGTCACCAACAGCGAACTGGGCTTTGATTACCTGCGCGACAACATGGCCCAGAGCCGCGAGGCGCTGTCGCTGCGCGCCGAGCATCCCCTGAACTTCGCCATCGTGGACGAGGTGGACTCGATCCTCATTGACGAGGCCCGCACGCCGCTGATCATCTCGGGGGCCGCCGAAAAGGCCACCGACCTGTACTACGTGTACGCCAAACTGATTCGCCGGCTGCAAAAGGGCGAGCCCGCCGAACCCGGCGTGCGCACCGAGCCCACGGGCGACTACACCATTGACGAGAAGAGCAAGCAGGTGCACCTCACCGAAGGCGGCATTGCCAAGATTGAGCGCCTGCTGAGCCTGTCGGACCTGTACAGCCCCGAGAACATGGACAAGGCCCACATGATCACCCAGGCCATCCGCGCCCGGGAGCTGTACCACCGCGAGAAGGATTACATCGTGAACGCGGAAGGCGAAGTGGTCATCATTGACGAGTTCACGGGCCGCTCAATGCCGGGGCGCCGCTACGGCGAAGGGCTGCACCAGGCCATTGAAGCCAAGGAAGGCGTGAAGATCGAAAACGAGAACCAGACCCTCGCCACGATCACCTACCAGAACTTCTTTCGCCTGTACAACAAGTTCGCGGGCATGACCGGCACCGCCAAGACCGAGGAAAAGGAATTCCTGGACATCTACGGCAGCGACGTGCTGGTGATTCCCACCAACCGCCCCGTGCAGCGCGATGACTCGGACGACTTGGTGTATCGCTCCAAGATGGGCAAGTACAACGCGGTGGTGCAGGAAGTGATCAAGATGCACGCCACCGGGCGCCCGGTCTTGATCGGCACAGCCAGTATTGTCACCAGTGAGCAGCTGAGCGACCTGCTGACCCAGGCGGGCGTCAAGCACAGCGTGCTGAACGCCAAATTCGAGGCGCAGGAAGCCAGCATCGTGGCGCAGGCGGGCCGGTCGGGCACCGTGACCATCGCCACCAACATGGCCGGACGCGGCACCGACATCATGCTGGGCGGCAACGCCGAATTCATCATCGGGGAGGCCATCGAGCAGAACTTTGGCATCAGCCGCTTTGCCCCCGAAGCCGAGAACTTCATCAAGGCGGTGAGTCGTCAGGACGAGGGCGCCGTGGCCCTGGGCATGCTGATTCCCGGCATGACCGAGGACTTTGCCCGGCAGGCGGTGCAGCTGCAGGCCGATATTCTGGCTGATCGGCACAAGGTGCAGTTTTTGGGTGGCCTGCACATCATCGGCACCGAGCGCCACGAGTCGCGCCGTATTGACAACCAGCTGCGTGGTCGTGCGGGCCGTCAGGGCGACCCCGGCAGCAGCCGCTTCTACGTGTCGTTCGAGGACGACCTGATGCGCCTGTTCGCCAACGAGCGCGTGGTCGCCATGATGGACCGCCTGGGGATGGATGACAGCCAGCCCATTGAAGCCAAGATGGTCACGGGCGCCATTGAAAAGGCGCAGGCACGCGTGGAAGACCGCAACTTCAGCACCCGCAAGCAGCTGCTGGAGTTCGACAACGTGATGAGCAAGCAGCGCGACACCATCTACGCCCAGCGCCGCGAGGTGCTGCTGGGCCGCGACGAGGACGTGGAAGAAAGTGCCGAAGGCATGATCGCGGACTTCGTGGACCTGCAGCTGGCGACGTTCCTGCCCATAGACCAGAACGCCGACACCTGGGACATTGAAGGCCTGCGCGCCGCCATGCTGGACGCCGTGCCGCAGCTCGAAGGCTTTGATTTCGAGAGCCTGCGCGCCATGAGCCCCGCCCAGGCCCAGGACACGCTGCTGCAGGCCGTGGCCGACGCCTTTGACGCCCGCAAGGAAGAGCTCAGCCCCACCATGCTGAACAGCCTGTCGCGCTACGTGCTGCTGCAGGTGGTGGACCAGCACTGGAAAGAGCATCTGCACGGCATGGATGTGCTGCGCCAGGGTATTGGCCTGCGCGGCTACGGCCAGCGCGATCCCTTCACCGAATACAAGTTCGAAGCCACGAACATGTTCAACGAGATGATTGACAACCTGAAAGCGGACGTGACCAAGTTCATCTTCCGCATGCAGTTCGGCCAGACCGCGTAA
- a CDS encoding DUF892 family protein: MPALNTLMALYLQQLRDLYSAETQLLGALPRLIAAASDQTLRTGLERHLDQTRVQAQRLEGLFMDLDQSPGGQTCQAMRGLLAEGDELLRRDAPPAVRDAGLIACAQRVEHYEISAYGTAAKLADVLQLPHHAERLRLSEREEQAADLTLTAAATPINRAALGL; encoded by the coding sequence ATGCCTGCCCTGAACACCCTGATGGCTTTGTACCTGCAGCAGCTGCGCGACCTGTATTCCGCCGAAACCCAGTTGCTGGGCGCCCTGCCGCGCCTGATCGCGGCGGCCAGCGACCAGACATTGCGCACCGGCCTGGAACGCCACCTGGACCAGACCCGGGTGCAGGCGCAGCGCCTGGAAGGCCTGTTCATGGATCTGGACCAGTCGCCGGGCGGTCAGACCTGTCAGGCCATGCGCGGCCTGCTGGCCGAGGGCGACGAATTGCTGCGCCGCGATGCGCCCCCGGCGGTAAGAGACGCCGGCCTGATTGCCTGTGCCCAGCGCGTCGAGCACTACGAGATTTCGGCCTACGGCACGGCCGCCAAGCTGGCCGATGTGCTGCAACTGCCCCACCATGCCGAACGCCTGCGCCTGAGTGAGCGCGAAGAACAGGCCGCCGACCTCACGCTGACGGCCGCTGCTACACCCATCAACCGCGCGGCGCTGGGGCTGTAG
- a CDS encoding GGDEF domain-containing protein, producing MPLLRSGSFRIFLLLLCGVLLPLLWPGLLPNLWNTSGFAAEHHETWPAALVALHVGSDLLVWLSYTVIALLLALLVYRNRAHLPFDWVVLAFGLFIVACGFTHVMHVVVRFVPVYWFDAYVRALTAIVSVATAAALPPLMPRVSQALRATAELQRKEQELQQALRVNTALLNIVQLAQERRPALEVAEHVLLQFQGALDVDWLGLSVHDGAAPQVRQVWHSPRVSGPLLHAPPLENGQSLAALATETQRSVFVDDYAAHPRAHPLYLQAGVASAALVPLGSGSGALVLMAAKVGDNRGWADWERQLFEAARVSVNVALERQSHLRQLESAALQDALTGLNNRRAFETDLNSLVAREQPFGVIMMDLDGLKAVNDALGHEAGDQLLRLFGQGLRSHMRAGDRCYRLGGDEFAVLLSHGQPGVEGVLYGRIRSVMTQVQAQGFAQADVSAGIAFFPHEGAGAESLLRLADQRMYAMKALHRRPRPGEDPTLN from the coding sequence ATGCCCCTGCTACGTTCTGGGTCATTCCGCATTTTCCTGCTGCTGCTGTGCGGCGTGCTGCTGCCCCTGCTCTGGCCGGGGCTGCTGCCCAACCTCTGGAACACCTCGGGCTTTGCGGCGGAGCACCACGAGACCTGGCCGGCCGCGCTGGTGGCGCTGCATGTGGGCAGCGACCTGCTGGTGTGGCTGTCGTACACGGTGATTGCGCTGCTGCTGGCGCTGCTGGTGTACCGCAACCGGGCCCACCTGCCCTTCGACTGGGTGGTGTTGGCCTTCGGGCTGTTTATCGTGGCCTGCGGGTTTACCCACGTCATGCACGTGGTGGTGCGCTTTGTGCCGGTGTACTGGTTTGACGCCTACGTGCGCGCCCTGACCGCCATCGTGAGCGTGGCCACGGCAGCGGCCCTGCCCCCGCTGATGCCCCGCGTGAGTCAGGCCCTGCGCGCCACGGCCGAGTTGCAGCGCAAGGAACAGGAACTGCAGCAGGCGCTGCGGGTGAACACGGCCCTGCTGAACATCGTGCAACTGGCCCAGGAGCGCCGCCCAGCCCTGGAAGTGGCTGAACATGTGCTGCTGCAATTTCAGGGCGCCCTGGATGTGGACTGGCTGGGCCTGTCGGTTCACGACGGCGCGGCCCCGCAGGTGCGGCAGGTGTGGCACTCGCCGCGCGTGTCTGGCCCGCTGCTGCACGCGCCCCCGCTGGAAAACGGCCAGAGCCTCGCCGCGCTGGCCACGGAAACCCAGCGCTCGGTGTTTGTGGACGACTACGCTGCGCATCCGCGCGCCCATCCCCTGTACCTGCAGGCGGGGGTGGCCTCGGCGGCCTTGGTGCCCCTGGGCAGCGGCAGCGGCGCCCTAGTACTGATGGCCGCCAAGGTGGGGGACAACCGAGGCTGGGCCGACTGGGAACGGCAGCTGTTTGAAGCCGCGCGGGTGTCCGTGAATGTGGCCCTGGAGCGCCAGAGCCACCTGCGCCAGCTGGAAAGCGCCGCCCTGCAGGACGCCCTGACCGGCCTGAACAACCGCCGCGCCTTTGAAACCGACCTGAACAGTCTGGTGGCGCGCGAGCAGCCCTTTGGCGTGATCATGATGGACCTTGATGGCCTGAAGGCCGTCAACGACGCGCTGGGCCACGAGGCAGGCGACCAGCTGCTGCGGCTGTTCGGCCAGGGGCTACGGTCCCATATGCGCGCTGGTGACCGCTGCTACCGGCTGGGCGGCGACGAATTTGCGGTGCTGCTCTCTCACGGGCAGCCAGGCGTAGAGGGCGTGCTGTACGGGCGCATACGCTCGGTCATGACACAGGTGCAGGCGCAGGGCTTTGCACAGGCGGACGTGAGTGCGGGCATCGCCTTCTTCCCGCACGAGGGCGCAGGGGCCGAGAGCCTGCTGCGGCTGGCCGATCAGCGCATGTACGCCATGAAGGCCCTGCACCGCCGCCCCCGGCCGGGCGAGGACCCGACGCTGAATTAG
- a CDS encoding DUF4142 domain-containing protein, with amino-acid sequence MQRILMTTLALTSSLALAGGAGMAPMGPVSTAQVSNNTNVLFMEVAAMSNLAEIQTSQLALQKSSNAQVRAFAQHMIEAHTQAHRELLQLAAMKGVKLTDKPGADQRLQYNKLSTLSGAAFDAMYMKVQIQGHEMTLDLIKTYRTIGTDAQVLAYAAKMQPAVAMHLEEAKALPGM; translated from the coding sequence ATGCAGCGAATCCTGATGACGACCCTGGCCCTTACCTCTTCCCTCGCCCTGGCTGGTGGCGCCGGTATGGCCCCCATGGGCCCCGTGAGCACCGCCCAGGTGAGCAACAACACCAACGTGCTGTTCATGGAAGTGGCCGCCATGAGCAACCTCGCCGAGATTCAGACCTCGCAGCTGGCCCTGCAGAAAAGCAGCAACGCCCAGGTGCGTGCCTTTGCCCAGCACATGATTGAGGCCCACACCCAGGCCCACCGCGAACTGCTGCAACTGGCCGCCATGAAGGGCGTGAAGCTGACCGACAAGCCCGGTGCCGATCAGCGCCTCCAATACAACAAATTGAGCACCCTGTCGGGAGCCGCCTTTGACGCCATGTACATGAAGGTGCAGATCCAGGGCCACGAGATGACCCTGGACCTGATCAAGACCTACCGCACCATCGGCACCGATGCCCAGGTGCTGGCCTACGCCGCCAAGATGCAGCCCGCTGTAGCGATGCACCTGGAAGAGGCCAAGGCCCTGCCCGGGATGTAA
- the polA gene encoding DNA polymerase I has protein sequence MTAAPDTLVLIDGHALAFRSYFALPPLSNSRGEATNAIVGFLRLTLRLMRQRSNQVIVVFDPPVKTFRHEQFEGYKSGRAETPSDLPAQINRIRAIVDALGLPRLEEPGYEADDVIASLTRKAEGTGMQVRIVTSDRDAYQLLDDHVRVITNDFKLIGPAEVLEKYGVTVAQWVDYRALTGDASDNIPGAKGIGPKTAAKLLQEYGTLEGIYAAAKAGTLKPDGTRQKLLDAEEAVQFSHQLSCMVTDLPLEVELGTGRLPGNPDKLSELLDELELHSVKRDILALDGREAAMPDGVLDQAHRASPADDQAPAPLAGPAQAVTQAPWRTPKEGVVWGYVLSREDDLTAALVDAATYEREGEQATVRVAPTQEPDEWAQAAAPQGPGEGGLFEAGEAAAPLTKAQQKAAEKARKDAEKAAAKLRAQFPAVVDEAEFVGQRQVTAASAKALATHLSVRGLTIEPGDDPQLMAYLLDPANTTMSAVCSRYLNVPWPDDAAGRAALSAQLLDLLPPQLDEARRTLYEDMERPLSAVLARMEVRGVRLDSEYLRGLSGATAARLSALEAQIHSLAGREFQIRSRDQLEAVLYDELGLASGKKTKLTGKRSTAVAALEPLRDEHPIIPALLEYRELEKLRGTYLDPLPNLVNPRTGRLHTTFAQGAVATGRLSSLNPNLQNIPIRSELGREVRKGFIADPGFCLISADYSQIELRLLAHIADDPLMQQAFQEGADIHRRTAAQVLGLDEGTVTPNQRRAAKTVNFGVLYGMSAHRLSNDLSISYSEAAGFIDTYFATYPGIRGYIDRTLEFGRQHGYVETLYGRRRYVPELVASNRTLREAGERLAYNMPIQGTAADIIKLAMIQLDRELQGTGARLLLQVHDELLLETPEDRAEEVAALVKRVMEGAAQLSVPLAVEVGVGPNWYDTK, from the coding sequence ATGACAGCCGCTCCCGATACCCTGGTGCTGATTGACGGGCACGCCCTGGCGTTCCGCTCGTACTTCGCCCTGCCGCCGCTTTCCAACAGCCGGGGCGAGGCCACGAACGCCATCGTGGGTTTTCTGCGCCTGACGCTGCGCCTGATGCGGCAGCGCAGCAATCAGGTCATCGTGGTGTTCGACCCACCCGTCAAGACCTTTCGCCACGAGCAGTTTGAGGGCTACAAGTCGGGCCGCGCCGAGACACCCAGCGACCTGCCCGCGCAGATCAACCGGATTCGCGCCATCGTGGACGCGCTGGGCCTGCCGCGCCTGGAAGAACCCGGCTACGAGGCCGACGACGTGATCGCCTCGCTGACCCGCAAGGCCGAAGGCACCGGCATGCAGGTGCGCATTGTCACCAGTGACCGGGACGCCTACCAGCTGCTGGATGACCACGTGCGGGTCATTACCAACGACTTCAAGCTGATTGGCCCGGCCGAGGTGCTCGAAAAGTACGGCGTGACCGTGGCCCAGTGGGTGGACTACCGCGCCCTGACTGGTGACGCCAGCGACAACATTCCCGGCGCCAAGGGCATTGGCCCCAAGACGGCCGCCAAGCTGCTGCAGGAATACGGCACCCTGGAGGGCATTTACGCCGCCGCCAAGGCCGGCACCCTGAAGCCCGACGGCACCCGCCAGAAGCTGCTGGACGCCGAGGAAGCCGTGCAGTTCAGCCACCAGCTCTCGTGCATGGTGACTGACCTGCCGCTGGAGGTGGAACTGGGCACGGGCCGCCTACCGGGCAACCCGGACAAGCTCAGCGAGTTGCTGGACGAACTGGAACTGCACTCGGTCAAGCGCGACATTCTGGCCCTGGACGGCCGCGAGGCGGCAATGCCCGACGGTGTGCTGGACCAGGCCCACCGCGCCTCGCCCGCTGATGATCAGGCGCCGGCCCCCCTGGCCGGCCCGGCCCAGGCTGTGACCCAGGCCCCCTGGCGCACTCCCAAGGAGGGCGTGGTGTGGGGCTACGTGCTGTCGCGCGAGGACGACCTGACGGCCGCGCTGGTGGACGCCGCCACCTATGAACGCGAGGGCGAGCAGGCCACCGTGCGCGTGGCCCCCACCCAGGAGCCCGACGAGTGGGCCCAGGCCGCCGCGCCGCAGGGGCCAGGGGAAGGCGGCCTCTTCGAGGCAGGCGAGGCCGCCGCGCCCCTGACCAAGGCGCAGCAGAAGGCGGCCGAAAAGGCGCGCAAGGACGCCGAAAAGGCTGCCGCCAAGCTGCGCGCGCAGTTTCCGGCCGTGGTGGACGAGGCCGAATTCGTGGGCCAGCGGCAGGTGACGGCTGCCAGTGCCAAGGCGCTGGCGACCCACCTCAGCGTGCGCGGGCTGACCATTGAACCCGGCGACGACCCGCAGCTGATGGCCTACCTGCTGGACCCGGCGAACACCACCATGAGCGCCGTGTGCAGCCGCTACCTGAACGTGCCCTGGCCGGACGACGCCGCTGGGCGCGCGGCCCTGAGTGCGCAGTTGCTGGACCTGCTGCCCCCCCAGCTGGACGAGGCCCGGCGCACGCTGTACGAGGACATGGAGCGGCCCCTCTCGGCGGTGCTGGCGCGCATGGAGGTGCGCGGCGTGCGGCTGGACAGCGAGTACCTGCGCGGGCTTTCCGGCGCCACGGCGGCGCGGCTCTCGGCGCTGGAGGCCCAGATTCACTCGCTGGCCGGGCGCGAGTTCCAGATTCGCAGCCGCGACCAGCTGGAGGCAGTGCTGTACGACGAACTGGGCCTTGCCAGCGGCAAGAAAACCAAGCTGACCGGCAAGCGCTCCACGGCGGTGGCGGCGCTGGAACCGCTGCGGGACGAGCACCCCATTATCCCGGCGCTGCTGGAATACCGCGAGCTGGAAAAGCTGCGCGGCACCTATCTGGACCCGCTGCCCAATCTGGTCAACCCGCGCACCGGGCGCCTGCACACCACCTTTGCCCAGGGCGCAGTGGCCACCGGGCGCCTGAGCAGCCTCAACCCCAACCTGCAGAACATCCCCATCCGCAGCGAACTAGGCCGCGAGGTGCGCAAGGGCTTTATTGCTGACCCTGGCTTCTGCCTGATCAGCGCCGACTACTCGCAGATTGAGCTGCGGCTGCTGGCCCACATTGCCGACGACCCCCTGATGCAGCAGGCCTTCCAGGAGGGCGCCGACATTCACCGCCGCACCGCCGCGCAGGTGCTGGGGCTGGACGAGGGCACGGTGACCCCCAACCAGCGCCGCGCTGCCAAGACCGTAAACTTTGGCGTGCTGTACGGCATGAGCGCCCACCGCCTGAGCAACGATCTGAGCATTTCGTACAGCGAGGCAGCCGGGTTCATTGACACCTACTTCGCCACCTACCCGGGCATTCGCGGCTACATTGACCGCACCCTGGAATTTGGGCGCCAGCACGGCTACGTGGAAACGTTGTACGGCCGGCGGCGCTACGTGCCGGAACTGGTGGCCAGCAACCGCACCCTGCGCGAAGCCGGCGAGCGGCTGGCCTACAACATGCCCATTCAGGGCACGGCCGCCGACATCATCAAGCTCGCCATGATTCAGCTGGACCGTGAACTGCAGGGCACCGGCGCCCGGCTGCTGCTGCAGGTGCACGACGAACTGCTCCTTGAAACCCCCGAGGACCGCGCCGAGGAGGTCGCCGCGCTGGTGAAGCGCGTGATGGAAGGCGCCGCGCAACTGAGCGTGCCCCTGGCAGTGGAAGTGGGGGTTGGCCCCAACTGGTACGACACGAAGTAA
- a CDS encoding thioredoxin domain-containing protein: MSAERPFVLFTQAQCAACEVLARMLALPLRGAFDHQIDVLHRQERPADFEALAGRHGLARTPALLHRPSGELLLETGSLGTVKAFLQRPRT, encoded by the coding sequence ATGTCCGCTGAGCGCCCCTTCGTGCTGTTCACGCAGGCGCAGTGCGCGGCCTGCGAGGTGCTGGCCCGGATGCTGGCCCTGCCCCTGCGCGGCGCGTTTGACCACCAGATTGACGTGCTGCACCGCCAGGAGCGCCCGGCCGACTTTGAGGCGCTGGCCGGGCGGCACGGCCTGGCCCGCACGCCCGCCCTGCTGCACCGCCCCAGCGGCGAACTGCTGCTGGAGACAGGCAGCCTGGGCACGGTGAAGGCATTTTTGCAGCGCCCCAGGACTTGA
- a CDS encoding ribonucleotide-diphosphate reductase subunit beta — MTTPFTATNWSEPEDSFSVAFYEKYTSQLWFPDEIPLSNDALSWQGLSEDERWTYMHASAGLNALDTLQGEVGMPALRALVDGHIRKATLQFQGMMEDVHARSYSLMNKTFLTTTQERALFEWVTQQPQLQYKIAFLQDVFEDPDRSDFGLWRKMVVSCLLETALFYSGFYYPLLLAGQGRMVSAGEIFNLIILDEAVHGVYVALLAQERFAALSEPQQADAAAWYEAVVWRLYENELAYTDMLYRRLGLVDDATRFLRFNFNVLADNLSLPRLFEEEDVNPVVLNGIRSRGTTHDFFSAKGSSYAKLRAEPLTDADFEELWPEEAPYVR; from the coding sequence ATGACCACCCCATTTACCGCCACCAACTGGAGCGAGCCGGAAGACAGTTTCTCGGTTGCCTTTTACGAGAAATACACCTCGCAGCTGTGGTTTCCCGACGAGATTCCACTGTCCAACGACGCGCTGTCCTGGCAGGGCCTGAGCGAGGACGAACGCTGGACCTACATGCACGCCTCGGCGGGGCTGAACGCACTGGACACCCTGCAGGGCGAGGTGGGTATGCCTGCGCTGCGCGCCCTGGTGGACGGCCACATTCGCAAGGCCACGCTGCAGTTCCAGGGCATGATGGAAGACGTTCACGCGCGTTCCTACAGCCTGATGAACAAGACCTTCCTGACCACCACCCAGGAACGGGCGCTGTTCGAGTGGGTCACGCAGCAGCCGCAGTTGCAATACAAGATTGCCTTTTTGCAGGACGTGTTCGAGGACCCCGACCGCTCTGACTTTGGGCTGTGGCGCAAGATGGTTGTCTCCTGCCTGCTGGAAACGGCCCTGTTCTACAGCGGTTTTTACTACCCCCTGCTGCTGGCCGGCCAGGGGCGGATGGTGTCGGCAGGCGAGATTTTCAATCTGATCATTCTGGACGAAGCGGTGCACGGCGTGTACGTGGCCCTGCTGGCCCAGGAGCGCTTCGCCGCCCTGAGCGAGCCCCAGCAGGCCGACGCAGCGGCGTGGTACGAGGCGGTGGTGTGGCGCCTGTACGAGAACGAACTGGCCTACACCGACATGCTTTACCGCCGCCTGGGCCTTGTTGACGACGCCACGCGCTTCCTGCGTTTTAACTTCAATGTGCTGGCTGACAACCTGAGTTTGCCGCGCCTGTTCGAGGAAGAGGACGTGAACCCCGTGGTCCTGAACGGCATCCGCTCGCGGGGCACCACCCACGACTTTTTCAGCGCCAAGGGCAGCAGCTACGCCAAACTGCGCGCCGAGCCGCTGACCGACGCCGACTTTGAAGAACTGTGGCCCGAGGAGGCGCCATATGTCCGCTGA